In the Candidatus Rhodoblastus alkanivorans genome, one interval contains:
- the glpK gene encoding glycerol kinase GlpK translates to MTRYVGAIDQGTTSTRFLVFDRAGAIVAGAQKEHRQIFPQPGWVEHDAEEIFRATCEVIGEALAGASLSPSDLAAVGIANQRETALIWERDTGRPLHNALVWMDTRTEALVAEMSRDGGADRFRAKTGLPLTTYFSALKWRWLLDCLPEARRRAEAGEVLFGTMDSWLVWRLTGRHVTDVTNASRTLLMNLTTLDWDDSLLAAFELPRAALPEIRSSSEIFGGAMGPLTGVPLAGLLGDQQAALFGQACLRPGQAKNTYGTGCFLLMNSGETPFPSRAGLLTTLGYKLGEAKPVYALEGSVAIAGALVQWLRDNLGLIRSASEIEALAASAPDNGDVYIVPAFSGLYAPHWRSNARGIIAGLTRFADRRHLARAALEATAYQTRDVLDVMIRESGVAMQEMRVDGGMVVNDLLMQFQSDILGAPVVRPKIVETTALGAAYAAGLAVGYWRSTGDIEENWAADRRWSPRMDEGLREKLYTSWGKAVRRSFDWVE, encoded by the coding sequence ATGACCAGATATGTCGGCGCGATCGACCAGGGCACGACCAGCACCAGATTCCTCGTCTTCGACCGCGCCGGCGCCATCGTCGCCGGCGCCCAGAAGGAGCATCGCCAGATTTTCCCCCAGCCCGGCTGGGTCGAGCACGATGCCGAAGAAATTTTTCGCGCGACCTGCGAAGTTATTGGCGAGGCCCTGGCGGGCGCGTCCTTAAGCCCGTCCGACCTTGCCGCCGTCGGGATCGCCAACCAGCGCGAGACGGCCTTGATCTGGGAGCGCGACACGGGGCGCCCGCTTCATAACGCGCTCGTATGGATGGATACGCGCACCGAAGCTTTGGTTGCGGAAATGTCGCGCGACGGCGGCGCGGACCGTTTTCGCGCCAAAACCGGTCTGCCGCTCACGACCTATTTTTCCGCGCTGAAGTGGCGCTGGCTGCTCGATTGCCTGCCCGAGGCGCGCCGCCGCGCGGAAGCCGGCGAGGTCCTGTTTGGCACAATGGACTCCTGGCTCGTCTGGCGCCTGACGGGACGCCATGTCACCGACGTCACCAACGCCTCGCGCACCCTGTTGATGAATCTGACCACTTTGGACTGGGACGATTCTCTGCTCGCCGCTTTCGAGCTTCCTCGCGCAGCCCTGCCCGAAATCCGTTCGTCCAGCGAGATTTTCGGCGGCGCAATGGGGCCGCTCACGGGCGTTCCCCTCGCCGGCCTGCTCGGCGACCAGCAGGCGGCTTTGTTCGGACAGGCCTGTCTGCGGCCGGGTCAGGCCAAGAACACTTATGGCACCGGCTGCTTCCTGCTGATGAATTCCGGAGAGACGCCTTTTCCCTCGCGCGCCGGTCTGCTGACCACGCTCGGCTACAAGCTCGGCGAGGCGAAGCCAGTCTATGCGTTGGAAGGCTCGGTTGCGATCGCCGGCGCTTTGGTGCAATGGCTGCGCGACAATCTCGGCCTCATCCGCTCGGCAAGCGAGATCGAGGCCTTGGCGGCGAGCGCGCCCGACAATGGCGACGTCTATATCGTGCCGGCCTTTTCCGGCCTTTATGCGCCCCATTGGCGATCGAACGCGCGCGGAATCATCGCCGGCCTGACGCGATTCGCCGACAGGCGCCATCTCGCGCGCGCCGCGCTCGAAGCCACCGCCTACCAGACCCGCGACGTGCTCGACGTCATGATCAGGGAATCCGGCGTGGCGATGCAGGAAATGCGCGTGGACGGCGGCATGGTCGTCAACGACCTGCTGATGCAGTTCCAGAGCGACATCCTGGGCGCGCCCGTGGTGCGGCCGAAGATCGTCGAGACCACGGCGCTCGGCGCGGCTTACGCCGCAGGCCTTGCGGTCGGCTATTGGCGCTCGACCGGCGACATCGAGGAAAACTGGGCCGCCGACCGGCGCTGGTCGCCGCGAATGGACGAAGGCTTGCGCGAAAAACTCTATACCTCCTGGGGCAAGGCGGTGCGGCGTTCGTTCGACTGGGTGGAATGA
- the ctrA gene encoding response regulator transcription factor CtrA translates to MRVLLIEDDSATAQSIELMLKSENFNVYTTDLGEEGIDLGKLYDYDIILLDLNLPDMSGYEVLRHLRVAKVKTPILILSGLAGIEDKVKGLGFGADDYLTKPFHKDELVARIHAIVRRSKGHAQSVIATGDLIVNLDQKTVEVAGARVHLTGKEYQMLELLSLRKGTTLTKEMFLNHLYGGMDEPELKIIDVFICKLRKKLANASEGRNYIETVWGRGYVLREPSDADERITA, encoded by the coding sequence ATGCGCGTATTATTGATCGAAGACGACAGCGCCACCGCGCAAAGCATCGAACTGATGCTCAAGTCCGAGAACTTCAATGTCTATACGACCGATCTCGGGGAAGAGGGCATCGACCTAGGCAAGCTTTACGACTACGACATCATCCTGCTCGACCTGAACCTGCCGGACATGTCTGGTTATGAAGTCCTGCGCCATCTCCGCGTCGCCAAGGTCAAGACGCCGATCCTGATTCTCTCCGGTCTCGCCGGCATCGAGGACAAGGTGAAGGGCCTCGGCTTCGGCGCTGACGACTATCTCACCAAGCCCTTCCACAAGGACGAACTGGTCGCCCGCATCCACGCCATCGTCCGCCGCTCGAAGGGCCATGCGCAATCGGTGATCGCCACCGGCGACCTCATCGTCAATCTCGACCAGAAGACCGTCGAAGTGGCTGGCGCCCGCGTGCATCTGACCGGCAAGGAATATCAGATGCTCGAGCTGCTCTCGCTGCGCAAGGGCACGACGTTGACCAAGGAAATGTTCCTCAACCATCTCTATGGCGGGATGGACGAGCCGGAGCTGAAGATCATCGACGTCTTCATCTGCAAGCTCCGCAAAAAGCTCGCCAACGCCAGCGAAGGCCGCAATTATATTGAAACCGTCTGGGGTCGCGGCTACGTATTGAGAGAGCCGTCCGACGCGGACGAACGAATCACCGCCTGA
- the trxB gene encoding thioredoxin-disulfide reductase, with amino-acid sequence MSKESSPIHAKVVVIGSGPAGYTAAIYAARAMLKPILISGFDAGGQLMITTEVENYPGFAEPIQGPWLMEQLRLQAEHVGAQLVSDHIIKVELGQRPFRLTGDSSQIYTAEALIVATGAKAQWLGEKSEEKFKGFGVSACATCDGFFFRGKKVAVIGGGNSAVEEALYLSHIAEKVTLVHRRDSLRSERILQERLFARPNIEMRWDSVVDEILGRENPLSVEALRIKNVKTGALETIPLDGVFVAIGHKPATELFAGQIELKGNGYIKTAPDSTATNIEGVFAAGDVADDKYRQAVTAAGLGCMAALEAERWLASQKGG; translated from the coding sequence ATGTCGAAGGAATCGTCGCCCATCCACGCCAAAGTCGTCGTCATCGGCTCCGGCCCGGCCGGCTATACCGCCGCCATCTATGCCGCCCGCGCCATGCTCAAGCCGATTCTGATCTCGGGTTTCGACGCCGGCGGGCAATTGATGATCACCACCGAAGTCGAAAATTACCCCGGCTTCGCCGAGCCGATCCAGGGGCCCTGGCTGATGGAGCAGTTGCGGCTCCAGGCCGAACATGTCGGGGCGCAGCTCGTCAGCGACCATATTATCAAGGTGGAGCTGGGCCAAAGGCCGTTCCGGCTCACCGGCGATTCGAGCCAGATCTATACCGCCGAAGCCCTGATCGTCGCGACCGGCGCCAAGGCGCAATGGCTTGGCGAAAAGAGCGAGGAAAAATTCAAGGGTTTTGGCGTTTCGGCCTGCGCGACCTGCGACGGCTTCTTCTTCCGCGGCAAGAAGGTGGCGGTGATCGGCGGCGGCAATTCGGCGGTCGAGGAGGCGCTCTATCTCTCCCATATCGCGGAAAAGGTGACGCTGGTCCATCGCCGCGATTCTTTGCGCTCGGAGCGAATCCTGCAGGAGCGCCTGTTCGCGCGGCCCAATATCGAGATGCGCTGGGACAGCGTGGTCGATGAAATTCTCGGCCGCGAGAATCCGCTTTCGGTGGAGGCGCTGCGAATCAAAAACGTCAAGACCGGCGCGCTGGAGACGATTCCGCTCGACGGCGTCTTCGTCGCCATCGGCCACAAGCCGGCGACCGAGCTGTTCGCGGGCCAGATCGAGCTGAAAGGCAACGGCTATATCAAGACCGCGCCCGATTCGACCGCGACCAATATCGAGGGCGTGTTCGCGGCGGGCGACGTCGCCGACGACAAATATCGCCAGGCGGTGACCGCGGCGGGACTCGGCTGCATGGCGGCGCTGGAGGCCGAACGCTGGCTGGCGTCGCAAAAAGGCGGCTGA
- a CDS encoding (Fe-S)-binding protein: MKTHLDWSGYDTYGIGDAYSGIPARGGNYAKAVAVCMHNRACQAEGRGVMCPSFRITHDPAHSTEARVAAFKAALNGEFGDKPFGDERLAAAMDLCVSCKACKKECPSAVDMVLIKTEYLAQRNEAHGVSSRTRLFAGLPAWLGRWRGLARWLVTARNAFPPVAWAAEKLLGLTSRRPLPPPAAQPFSAEGPFGDGERGNVWLFVDTFAHHFDPEIAEAAISVLTAGGYRVRIARPAEDDPEPGRSLCCGRTYLSMGMVSKARAEAQRVLAALKPAVAAGEAIVGLEPSCLLSMRDEFYSLGLGEEIGKLGKNLYLFEEFIAREAQRGLKLPLETPAGVKIHVHGHCHQKAFGVMKSVRKTLGLIPGLDFELIEAGCCGMAGSFGFEAEHVEASKKMAELALLPAARAAKPQDVIVADGFSCRHQILDGAGRKAVHMAVLLRDALAAP; encoded by the coding sequence ATGAAAACGCATCTCGATTGGTCCGGTTACGACACTTACGGCATTGGCGACGCCTATTCCGGCATTCCTGCCCGCGGCGGCAATTACGCCAAGGCGGTGGCGGTCTGCATGCACAATCGCGCCTGCCAGGCCGAGGGCCGCGGCGTGATGTGCCCCAGCTTCCGAATCACCCATGATCCCGCCCATTCGACCGAGGCGCGCGTCGCGGCCTTCAAGGCGGCGCTCAATGGCGAATTTGGCGACAAACCCTTCGGCGACGAAAGGCTGGCCGCCGCCATGGACCTTTGCGTTTCCTGCAAGGCCTGCAAGAAGGAATGTCCCAGCGCCGTGGACATGGTGCTGATCAAGACCGAATATCTCGCCCAGCGCAACGAGGCCCATGGCGTCTCGTCCCGCACCAGGCTTTTCGCGGGTCTGCCGGCCTGGCTCGGCCGCTGGCGCGGCCTGGCGCGCTGGCTGGTCACGGCCCGCAACGCCTTTCCGCCCGTGGCCTGGGCCGCGGAAAAGCTGCTTGGCCTGACCTCGCGGCGACCGCTGCCGCCGCCGGCGGCGCAGCCTTTTTCCGCCGAGGGACCATTCGGCGACGGCGAGCGCGGAAATGTCTGGCTGTTTGTCGATACTTTCGCCCATCATTTCGATCCCGAGATCGCGGAAGCCGCGATCTCGGTGCTGACGGCGGGCGGCTATCGGGTGCGAATCGCGCGGCCGGCGGAGGACGACCCCGAGCCCGGGCGCTCATTGTGCTGCGGGCGCACTTATCTGTCGATGGGCATGGTGAGCAAGGCGCGCGCCGAAGCCCAACGCGTCTTGGCGGCGCTGAAGCCGGCGGTCGCCGCCGGGGAGGCCATCGTCGGACTGGAGCCGTCCTGCCTGCTGTCGATGCGCGATGAGTTTTACAGTCTCGGCCTCGGCGAAGAAATCGGCAAGCTCGGCAAGAATCTCTATCTGTTCGAGGAATTCATCGCGCGCGAGGCGCAGCGCGGGCTGAAACTGCCGCTGGAAACGCCCGCGGGCGTAAAGATCCACGTCCACGGCCATTGCCACCAGAAGGCCTTCGGGGTGATGAAATCGGTCCGCAAGACGCTCGGCCTGATCCCGGGGCTGGATTTCGAGCTGATCGAGGCGGGCTGCTGCGGCATGGCGGGCTCGTTCGGCTTCGAGGCCGAACATGTCGAGGCGTCGAAAAAAATGGCGGAGCTGGCCTTGCTGCCGGCGGCCCGCGCCGCCAAGCCTCAGGACGTCATCGTCGCCGACGGCTTTTCCTGCCGCCACCAGATTCTCGACGGCGCCGGACGCAAGGCCGTCCACATGGCGGTGCTGCTGCGGGACGCGCTCGCGGCGCCTTGA
- a CDS encoding zinc-dependent alcohol dehydrogenase family protein yields the protein MSKAMIVQAGGGFDKVIRGEREAPPPQAGEITVRLHACSLNYHDYAVVSGMWGPKEPRIPMADGAGVVTAVGPGVSEFAIGDAVVSAFFPSWEDGEPEVEGFATVPGDGVDGYARELVTTTAAAFTPAPEKYSHAEAATLTTAGLTAWRALHDDGRLKAGETVLVQGTGGVSIFALQFAKMAGATVIATSSSAAKLTKLEALGADHLINYKENPNWGQIARDFTGGRGVDHVVDIGGPGTLEQSMIAARVGGHIALIGILTGLTGELPVVMALIKQIQLKAVLVGNRRQQRDMIRAIDANGMRPVIDKSFGLEEIVEAFKYQESNRHFGKICLEF from the coding sequence ATGAGCAAGGCGATGATCGTGCAAGCCGGTGGCGGCTTCGACAAGGTGATCCGGGGTGAGCGCGAGGCGCCTCCGCCCCAGGCCGGCGAGATTACCGTGCGCCTGCACGCCTGCTCCCTGAATTATCACGATTACGCCGTGGTGAGCGGCATGTGGGGGCCAAAGGAGCCGCGCATCCCGATGGCCGACGGCGCCGGCGTCGTTACGGCGGTCGGACCGGGGGTGAGCGAATTCGCGATCGGAGACGCTGTCGTCAGCGCCTTCTTTCCATCCTGGGAAGATGGCGAGCCGGAGGTCGAGGGTTTCGCGACCGTGCCGGGCGACGGCGTGGACGGCTACGCCCGCGAACTGGTGACAACGACGGCCGCCGCCTTCACGCCTGCGCCAGAAAAATATTCCCATGCCGAAGCCGCGACTTTGACCACCGCCGGCCTGACCGCCTGGCGGGCGTTGCATGACGACGGCCGCCTCAAGGCGGGCGAAACGGTTCTGGTCCAGGGCACCGGCGGCGTCTCCATCTTCGCGCTGCAATTCGCCAAAATGGCGGGGGCGACGGTGATCGCGACGTCGTCCAGCGCGGCAAAGCTGACGAAACTCGAAGCCCTCGGCGCCGACCATCTCATCAATTACAAGGAAAATCCGAATTGGGGGCAGATCGCGCGCGATTTCACCGGCGGTCGCGGGGTCGATCATGTCGTCGACATCGGCGGACCCGGCACGCTGGAGCAATCCATGATCGCGGCGCGCGTCGGCGGCCATATTGCGCTGATCGGCATTCTAACCGGGCTGACGGGCGAATTGCCCGTGGTCATGGCGCTCATCAAGCAGATCCAGCTCAAGGCGGTGCTCGTCGGCAACCGCCGCCAGCAGAGGGATATGATTCGCGCGATCGACGCCAATGGCATGAGGCCCGTGATCGACAAGAGTTTTGGTCTGGAGGAAATCGTCGAGGCTTTCAAATATCAGGAAAGCAACCGGCATTTCGGCAAGATCTGCCTGGAATTCTGA
- the glpD gene encoding glycerol-3-phosphate dehydrogenase, whose product MSGGATFYDLFVIGGGVNGCGVARDAAGRGFSVGLAEKDDLASGTSSKSTKLVHGGLRYLETLEFGMVREALREREILLTIAPHLVRPMRFILPVAPGARPAWLLRLGLFLYDRLGVRQKLPGAKALDLRKAPEGAALRPDLRKAFSYWDGRVDDSRLVVLNARDAADRGADILTRAEVMRTRVEDGAWRIALRDRQTSAEREIAARLVVNAAGPWAESVLRGAIGARNPPRLRLVRGSHIVTRKLFDSDAAFLFQADDGRVVFAIPYQNDFTLIGTTDVDHSGAPEKAAITAEETAYLCRVASAFLARGVAPPDVLWSFSGVRPLNDDGGGTAAKVSRDYAIDETGIEGAPLISILGGKLTAFRHVAEQVVDRAAAHLGARGRAWTATPPLPGGDFSNGDLAAVEKDLAAKYPFLRAAEARRLAHAYGTLCDEILGAARRREDLGRNFGMGLSEAELDYLAGREWARTAEDVLWRRSKLGLHADAEKIAAIDAFLAGEEK is encoded by the coding sequence GTGAGCGGCGGGGCGACTTTCTACGACCTCTTCGTGATCGGCGGCGGCGTCAATGGCTGCGGCGTGGCGCGCGACGCCGCCGGGCGCGGCTTTTCGGTTGGCCTGGCGGAAAAGGACGATCTCGCGAGCGGGACTTCGTCGAAATCGACCAAGCTCGTCCACGGCGGCCTGCGCTATCTCGAAACGCTCGAATTCGGCATGGTGCGCGAAGCCCTGCGGGAGCGCGAGATTCTTCTCACGATCGCGCCGCATCTCGTGCGGCCCATGCGCTTCATCCTGCCCGTCGCCCCAGGCGCGCGGCCGGCCTGGCTGCTACGTCTCGGCCTGTTCCTATACGATCGCCTGGGGGTCCGCCAAAAACTTCCCGGCGCGAAAGCGCTCGATCTGCGCAAGGCGCCGGAAGGGGCCGCGCTCCGTCCCGACCTGCGCAAGGCCTTTTCTTACTGGGATGGACGCGTGGACGATTCGCGGCTCGTCGTGCTCAACGCCCGCGACGCCGCCGACCGCGGCGCCGACATTTTGACGCGCGCCGAGGTTATGCGCACACGAGTCGAGGATGGAGCCTGGCGCATCGCATTACGCGACCGGCAGACGAGCGCCGAGCGCGAAATCGCCGCGCGTCTCGTGGTCAATGCGGCGGGACCCTGGGCGGAGTCTGTTTTGCGCGGCGCGATCGGCGCAAGAAATCCGCCGCGCCTGAGGCTGGTGCGCGGCAGCCATATCGTGACGCGCAAATTGTTCGACTCCGACGCCGCTTTTCTATTCCAGGCCGACGACGGCCGCGTGGTCTTCGCCATTCCCTATCAGAACGATTTCACCTTGATCGGCACGACCGACGTCGATCATTCCGGCGCCCCCGAAAAGGCCGCCATAACGGCGGAAGAAACCGCCTATCTCTGCCGGGTTGCGAGCGCCTTTCTCGCGCGGGGCGTGGCGCCGCCCGACGTCCTATGGTCCTTTTCCGGCGTCAGGCCGCTCAATGACGATGGCGGCGGAACGGCGGCGAAGGTCAGCCGCGATTATGCGATCGATGAAACAGGGATCGAAGGCGCGCCCCTCATCAGCATTCTCGGCGGCAAGCTGACCGCCTTTCGCCACGTCGCCGAACAGGTCGTGGACCGCGCCGCCGCGCATCTCGGCGCGCGCGGCCGGGCCTGGACCGCGACGCCCCCCCTGCCCGGCGGCGATTTTTCCAATGGCGATCTTGCCGCCGTCGAGAAGGATCTCGCGGCGAAATATCCCTTTCTCCGCGCCGCCGAAGCGCGCCGCCTCGCCCACGCCTATGGAACTTTATGCGACGAAATTCTTGGGGCCGCGCGCAGGCGCGAGGACCTCGGCCGCAATTTCGGCATGGGCCTGAGCGAGGCCGAGCTCGACTATCTCGCTGGACGGGAATGGGCGCGCACGGCCGAGGACGTTTTGTGGCGGCGCTCGAAGCTCGGCCTGCACGCCGACGCCGAGAAAATCGCCGCGATCGACGCTTTTCTCGCCGGGGAGGAAAAATGA
- a CDS encoding UPF0104 family protein: MKRNLDYIWPALGFAAVLVSFWLLFQEFRGQSLGPQLIAAFEAIPMHRYALAFGATVVAYVALAYYDWIALLHLNVRHISWRFIAACSFTTYALSHNIGASVVSGAMVRYRGYATKGLKAAQVAVLVAVCSLTFLLGELLVGGIALLMRPRALAQLDDLLPAFLTHPATARVIGLACLGVVALYIAGSLVKMPSLTLSGVRIAYPKWGIVVRQLIAAPAEILGAAGIIYYALPAAGNPGFLVVVAVFIFSFSAALASNAPGGLGVFEIVFLKSMPGSPQDGVLAALLLFRLLYLLIPLGIAIFVVLNFERRRLAEAIEHHHHMAEGKAQPAGEKEREKLGQAPK, encoded by the coding sequence ATCAAACGCAATCTCGACTATATCTGGCCTGCGCTTGGTTTTGCCGCCGTCCTCGTTTCCTTCTGGCTGCTGTTCCAGGAATTTCGCGGCCAATCGCTCGGACCCCAGCTGATCGCCGCCTTCGAGGCGATTCCGATGCACCGCTATGCGCTCGCCTTCGGCGCGACCGTCGTGGCCTATGTCGCTTTGGCCTATTACGACTGGATCGCGCTGCTGCACCTGAACGTGCGCCATATCTCCTGGCGCTTCATCGCCGCCTGCTCCTTCACCACTTACGCCCTGTCGCACAATATCGGCGCTTCCGTGGTTTCAGGCGCCATGGTGCGGTATCGCGGCTATGCGACCAAGGGGCTCAAAGCCGCGCAGGTCGCGGTGCTCGTCGCCGTGTGCTCGCTGACCTTCCTGCTCGGCGAATTGCTGGTCGGCGGAATCGCCCTGCTGATGCGGCCTCGGGCGCTCGCCCAGCTCGACGACCTGCTGCCCGCCTTCCTCACCCATCCCGCGACCGCCCGGGTGATCGGCCTCGCCTGTCTCGGCGTCGTCGCCCTTTATATCGCTGGATCGCTGGTCAAAATGCCGTCGCTGACCCTTTCCGGCGTCCGCATCGCCTATCCGAAATGGGGAATCGTCGTCCGCCAGCTCATCGCCGCGCCGGCCGAGATCCTTGGCGCCGCCGGCATCATTTATTACGCCCTGCCGGCCGCGGGCAATCCGGGCTTCCTCGTCGTCGTCGCGGTGTTCATCTTCTCCTTTTCCGCCGCTTTGGCCTCCAACGCGCCGGGAGGGCTGGGCGTTTTCGAAATTGTCTTCCTCAAGAGCATGCCGGGCTCGCCCCAGGACGGCGTGCTGGCCGCCCTCCTCCTGTTCCGCCTTTTGTACCTGCTCATCCCGCTCGGGATCGCGATTTTCGTGGTTTTGAATTTCGAGCGCCGCCGGCTCGCCGAGGCGATCGAGCATCATCACCACATGGCGGAGGGAAAGGCGCAGCCGGCCGGGGAAAAAGAGCGGGAGAAGCTCGGCCAGGCGCCGAAATAG
- the mnmA gene encoding tRNA 2-thiouridine(34) synthase MnmA, which yields MSAGSTLLNSLDLPGAPERCRVVVAMSGGVDSSVVAALLKEQGYDVIGVTMQLYDHGATEHRPGSCCAGQDIFDARQAAALLGIPHYVLDYETRFRDKVIDAFAQSYAEGETPIPCVTCNQELKFTDLFDVARDLGADCLATGHYIASRAEGAERALYRAMDPDRDQSYFLFATTRAQLQMLRFPLGEMTKPEVREHARRFGLPNADKADSQDICFVPTGRYSDIVERLAPQAAQPGEIVHIDGRVLGRHSGVMHFTIGQRRGLGLGAAGASAGEPLYVVKIDAAKARVTVGPRSALATRRVVLRDVNWIGPGEMADAGREIAVRVRSTRPPVPAILEMRDGEIVVEFVDDESGVAPGQACVFYDSAEPRARVLGGGFIRSTEAATPAVPSPRAAAG from the coding sequence ATGAGCGCTGGTTCCACCCTTCTCAACAGCCTCGACCTGCCGGGAGCGCCGGAGAGATGCCGCGTGGTCGTCGCGATGTCGGGCGGCGTCGATTCGTCCGTCGTCGCCGCGCTGCTCAAGGAGCAGGGCTATGACGTGATCGGCGTCACCATGCAGCTTTACGATCACGGCGCGACGGAGCACCGGCCGGGCTCGTGCTGCGCGGGCCAGGACATTTTCGACGCCCGCCAGGCCGCCGCCCTGCTCGGGATCCCGCATTATGTGCTCGACTACGAGACGCGGTTCCGCGACAAAGTGATCGACGCCTTCGCGCAATCCTATGCCGAAGGCGAAACGCCGATCCCCTGCGTGACCTGCAATCAGGAACTCAAGTTCACCGACCTGTTCGACGTCGCGCGCGACCTTGGGGCCGACTGCCTCGCCACCGGCCATTACATCGCCTCCCGCGCGGAAGGCGCCGAACGCGCGCTCTATCGCGCCATGGACCCCGACCGCGACCAGAGCTATTTCCTGTTCGCCACGACCCGCGCACAGCTGCAGATGCTGCGTTTTCCGCTCGGCGAAATGACCAAGCCCGAAGTGAGGGAGCACGCCCGCCGCTTCGGCCTGCCCAATGCCGACAAGGCGGACAGCCAGGACATTTGCTTCGTTCCGACCGGGCGTTACAGCGACATCGTCGAACGTCTGGCGCCGCAGGCCGCTCAGCCGGGCGAGATCGTCCATATCGACGGCCGCGTGCTCGGCCGCCATTCGGGGGTCATGCATTTCACCATCGGCCAGCGTCGCGGCCTCGGCCTCGGCGCGGCGGGGGCCAGCGCCGGCGAGCCGCTTTACGTCGTGAAGATCGACGCCGCGAAGGCGCGCGTCACCGTCGGGCCGCGCTCCGCTTTGGCGACGCGGCGGGTGGTTCTGCGCGATGTCAACTGGATCGGCCCCGGCGAAATGGCCGACGCCGGGCGCGAGATCGCGGTGCGGGTGCGCTCGACCCGTCCGCCGGTCCCCGCGATCCTGGAAATGCGCGACGGCGAGATCGTCGTGGAGTTCGTCGACGACGAAAGCGGCGTCGCGCCCGGCCAGGCCTGCGTCTTCTATGACAGCGCCGAACCGCGCGCCCGCGTGCTCGGCGGCGGCTTCATCCGCAGCACCGAGGCGGCGACGCCCGCCGTCCCGTCGCCGCGCGCCGCCGCCGGATGA
- a CDS encoding flagellar export protein FliJ, translated as MKSRDTLVRLKRFQVEEKRRRLSQIEMMIAEFNRMAAELDREIATEEQKSGVKDVAHYAYSTYAKAARARRDNLLHSADELKGQLDEAKALYDQACEELAKAQALEGRDKVPTAGEIARDMPGFGALRGARA; from the coding sequence ATGAAGTCGCGAGATACGCTCGTCCGTCTCAAGCGTTTCCAGGTGGAAGAGAAACGCCGCCGCCTGTCGCAGATCGAAATGATGATCGCCGAATTCAATCGCATGGCCGCCGAACTCGATCGCGAGATCGCCACGGAGGAACAGAAATCGGGGGTCAAGGACGTCGCCCATTACGCCTATTCGACCTATGCCAAAGCGGCGCGCGCGCGGCGTGACAATCTGCTCCATTCGGCCGACGAGCTGAAAGGCCAGCTCGACGAGGCCAAGGCGCTCTATGACCAGGCCTGCGAGGAGCTGGCCAAGGCGCAGGCGCTCGAAGGCCGGGACAAGGTTCCAACGGCTGGCGAGATCGCGCGCGACATGCCGGGCTTCGGGGCCCTGCGCGGCGCGCGGGCCTGA
- a CDS encoding DUF1153 domain-containing protein, which yields MTEPHRPRVKYVIGPDGSPLTIADLPPPSTKRWVIRRKAEVVAAVRGGLLSLEEACSRYTLTVDEFLSWQMSIDQHGLAGLRTTRLQQYRM from the coding sequence ATGACCGAGCCCCACCGTCCGAGGGTCAAATATGTCATCGGACCCGATGGCAGTCCATTGACAATCGCCGACCTGCCGCCGCCCTCGACCAAAAGGTGGGTCATCCGCCGCAAGGCGGAAGTCGTCGCCGCCGTTCGCGGCGGCCTGCTATCGCTGGAGGAAGCTTGCAGCCGCTATACCCTGACGGTGGATGAGTTCCTCTCCTGGCAGATGTCGATCGACCAGCACGGCCTCGCCGGTCTGCGCACGACCCGCCTGCAGCAATATCGCATGTGA
- a CDS encoding response regulator, which yields MRRGLIVDDSAVIRMVAGRILGLLHFQSEEVDNRAKALAICERLMPDVILLDGGRPGAETLDFMRTIRRMPGGEATKIIFCATENDPMAIGRALRAGADDILFKPFDRRTMQEKFEDVGLLA from the coding sequence ATGAGGCGGGGTCTGATCGTCGACGATTCGGCGGTGATCCGCATGGTGGCGGGTCGCATTCTAGGGCTTTTGCATTTCCAGAGCGAAGAGGTCGACAACCGCGCCAAGGCGCTGGCGATCTGCGAAAGGCTGATGCCGGACGTGATTCTGCTCGATGGCGGCAGGCCGGGCGCCGAAACGCTGGACTTCATGCGCACCATCCGCCGCATGCCCGGCGGCGAGGCGACGAAGATCATCTTTTGCGCTACCGAAAACGATCCGATGGCGATCGGCCGGGCGCTGCGCGCCGGCGCCGACGACATTTTGTTCAAGCCTTTCGATCGCCGCACGATGCAGGAAAAATTCGAGGACGTCGGCCTGCTGGCCTGA